Sequence from the Thermocoleostomius sinensis A174 genome:
CCTATCAGAGTTGCGGGTTCAGGCGCAAAAACTGGCAGATGAGCTGGTTGCAAAAGGCGAAATTACAGCCGAAGAAGCTAAGCGCATGGTCGATGAAATGGTGATTCGCGCTCAGCAAACGCCCCCGGCTTCCCCTGGAGAGCAGCCCGCAGAACCTCGACAAATCGAAATTTTAGAAGACGATGAACCGACGCCTGATCCAGATGCCCAAGCGGTAGAAAACTTGCGCCGTCAAATCTCTCAACTACAAGACGAACTACAACAACTGAAGCGAAACGAGTAACGAGACATATGGAAGACTGGATAAAAGCATTCGAGTCTGTTACAGACGGCATAGAGCAGTTTTTTCAAGATGTTAGTAAGGATGTGAGCGCGGCGTTCGACGCTTGGCTAGAGTTGACTGATGAGTTTGCCGAAGAACTCGATCGCGCCATTAGTCCCAGACTGGCTCAGATGGACGATCAGATTGTCGAGTGGATTGAGCCAATGGTGCTGGCTCTAACTGGACTTGAATCGACGATCGATCAGGCTGTGGAACCCATGACCCATACGGTAGAGCCACTGTTGAATCAACATCCTATCTGTGTTGGCTGTCGCCATTATCATGGGCATTCCTACAACGGAGTCATGTTGGTTTGTGCTATGCATCCCTATGGCATTGTGGATGGCTCCGACGCTTGCCCTGACAAAGAAGCGGCCACTTGGCGACTCCTCTCCGAGTCTCAATTTCCAACTGATCCGTAATTAGACAGTTGGATGAGCCGCAATTGATATTGATACAGCTATTTGAGTCAAATTTTCAGTAAGTTTACATAAAGGTTAGTTGAAGTTGATTCCGTGATTGCGTAAAGCTTTAACAAACGTACTGAGCGTTGCTGTCGCCCAAGTCAGTCCTAATGTTAGGGTTAAAGAGAATTAGCTGCACTCACAGCTTAGAGGCGCGCATGAAAACGCACTGTTAACCAGTGTAGCTCCAGCAGATTTGCTATGTTCTTACGCACTTACATACAATCAACTCTCTTAGCCTTCACTTGCCGAGTGCTGTTGAAGGGAAAGCTTATCGCGAAAATGAAGTTGATCCTACAGAGAGTGCCTGCCGTCAAAATTCCGGGTGGTTTAACTCCCCCATAACAGCAGCCTCAGCATCTTCACCTGTCCAAGTTTTGTTGGTGAAGTTGTCTCATTCACCTAGCCTGATGGAGTGGACGGATGGGTGATAGTGTGTAGCGTTCTAGTTGAGAAGGTTTAGAACCCGAATGCAACTGTCAAGTCTGCTTGCCCCCGCCTGAGCAGCTTGAGGCATTGACTTACCAATCGACTGACCGTTTGAACCGGATTGGGGTTTGAATTCCCAGTTTTGCAATGGTGGTGAGTTGAACGATCGGGCTAAGAAAAATGAGTTCCCTGTGTCCCTGTACTGCGTTGACGCAATTTAACTGAGTGTGCAGGAACTAGCTAAGTATCGGAATGGCAAGGAGAAAGGAGAAAGCATGATCGACATAGCATCAAACGTAATATACTTGGCGTGTGCAGCAGACGATTTCTATGCCATGCCGCTTGGTGTCACAATCTGTTCCGCTGTGTCCAACCTTAGCAAACACTATCGCGTTGTTCTGTATGTGCTAGATGGTGGAATTCATCGAGTTAACAAACTTAAGCTGATGGAATCCCTTGATCAAGCGCGAGTTGAGATTCACTGGCTACGCCCTTCATCAAGCCAAATAGAGCAAATCTACTATCAATCTAAAAACTCTTATCCCATCTCTGCCTACTTGCGGTTGCTGTTGCCTGAAATCTTACCCAGACAAGTAGAGAAAGTCATTTACCTAGATACGGATGTCATTGTCAAAGGAGATTTAAAAGAACTTTGGGAGATTGAGGTTGAAAATTATGCTCTGCTTGCTGTCCAAGACGCGGTACATCGCTTTCTGCATCAGGCGCAACATCTAAAGCATCTGGATCTAACTGCCATGGGAATTTCTGCTGAGCACAAATACCTCAACTCTGGTGTATTGGTGATTAATTTGCAGCGGTGGCGGACTGATAGAATTGCTAATCAAGTCATCGACTTTTTAGCGCATCATCCAGAATTACCCTATCCTGATCAAGACGGAATTAATCTGATTTTGGCAGGAGAATGGAAGGAATTGCATCCGCTCTGGAATCAGGTGCATGTGCTTCATCTGTTCTCGGCATGGCACGAAAGTCCTTACTCTCAAGACTGGTTTGATGAAGCCGTCAAGCACCCGGCAATTATTCATTTCACGGGGCGTCCCAAACCATGGATATCAAACTGCACGCATCCCCAGAAAGGGGCATTTTTACACTATTTGAGTATGACAGCCTGGGCGGGAACCACAACTACGAAATGGAACTATCTTGAGCAATTACTTCGCCGCAGCATCCGGCGTCTCATGCGTGGAGTTAAAAACTGGATGTGGCGATTCACACAGCTAGCCAACGCAGAACATTAGCCTGGAGATTCATAGTAGACGAAAAAGAGAGCTTGAACCGGAGCGAAACCAAGCTCTCTAGCATTTTTATCACCTCTTTAGCGTAACGGCAGGTACTTTGGATCTCTGTAGGATTTTTACGCACAACAGTCACTTGTAGTTGAATTTTGTAGTTGAATTTTCAACGCTAGAACTCAGTTCCGATTAGTACAAATTCTGCGATCGCCGCCGCTACACCATCCGCTTCCACATCGGGCGCCACCCAGTCAGCAACGGCCTTGACACCCGCAGGGGCACCGCCCATGGCCACCCCCAGCCCTGCATATTGCAGCATTTCCAAGTCATTGAAGTTATCGCCGATCGTCATCACGTTTTCTGGCCGCAATCCCAGGATCTCTTCCGCTAAGTACTGTACCGCATTCCCCTTATTGACCAGAGGATGAGTAGCTTCCAAGAACGTCGCTACCGATTTTGTTAAGTACAGTTCAGCCGGAGTATAGCGCTTTTGTAACGAACCAAATAATCGATCAATTAAATCGATCTCCTGACTCAACGCCAATAGCTTAGTAGGTTCAGTGTCCAGTACTTGCCGTAAATCTCCTACAGCAACTGGCTCTACTTCGCTGCGTTCAGCATAGGCGATCGTTTCAGCATTAATTTCGCGCACATATAGCCGATCGTCAATATATAAATGCACCGACACCAAAGACTGCAACTCGGGTGTGCCGAGAAATTCTAACAGTTGCGCCACATAGGAGCGTGGTACAGTTAAGTGTTGATGCACTTGCCCTGATGCCGGATCTTTAATTAATGCCCCTTGATAGGTCATCAACGGTGAGGTTAGCTGCAAATCGTTATAGAACCGCAGCGCTGATTGATACATTCGCCCAGTGGCGATTGCGACTTCTACGCCCTTGTCTCTAGCCGCTTGAATCGCGGCTTTGACGGCCGGACGAATTTGATTCGTTTCACCAACGGTCGTACCATCCAAATCAACCACAATCAACCGAATGTCCTGCACATTAGGCGGCTTAACTTCAGCTTGTTTTGTTGCTAGATGGGTAGAAGTGTCCTGCATCATAGTGATTGATTTGATTCAAAATTAACGCCACCCAAATGCTAAGCCATTTTTGTAGAAGGATGAGGGAGTGGGGAGTCGGGAATCGGAAGTAGAGAGTAGAGAGTAGAAAGTGGGGATGAGAATTCACTGAATTAGCCCATCTGGGCAGAGATAGGGCACACTAGAAATCAGCCCAGTGTTAAGTAAACGACTCTATAGAGCTTGATGGTTTACTTGACTTTTATTTACTATCATGGCTGGTTGATTGCAAATGGTTTGGCTTTTTAAGCGTCGGTTTCGCAAACAAATTGCTCGAATTGAAGTCTCAGGGGCGATCGGTGGATCAACCCGTAAACAGGTTCTAGAAGCGCTGGAAACAGTAGAGGAAAAAAAATATCCGGCGTTGCTGCTGCGCATTGACAGCCCTGGAGGAACCGTCGGTGATTCTCAGGAAATTTACAGCGCACTGAAGCGGTTGGGTGAGAAGATCAAAATTGTAGCCAGTTTTGGCAACATTGCTGCATCAGGAGGGGTTTACATTGGCATGGGAGCGCATCATATTGTCGCGAACCCGGGCACCATCACTGGCAGCATTGGCGTCATTCTACGCGGCAATAATCTGGAACGTTTGCTCGATAAAATTGGGGTTTCCTTTAAGGTAATCAAATCTGGCCCCTACAAAGATATTCTGGCGTTCGATCGCCAACTCACAGAAC
This genomic interval carries:
- a CDS encoding phasin family protein, giving the protein MAGFGDLVQKAFYLGVGAASYAAEKAGSTLSELRVQAQKLADELVAKGEITAEEAKRMVDEMVIRAQQTPPASPGEQPAEPRQIEILEDDEPTPDPDAQAVENLRRQISQLQDELQQLKRNE
- a CDS encoding glycosyltransferase family 8 protein, giving the protein MIDIASNVIYLACAADDFYAMPLGVTICSAVSNLSKHYRVVLYVLDGGIHRVNKLKLMESLDQARVEIHWLRPSSSQIEQIYYQSKNSYPISAYLRLLLPEILPRQVEKVIYLDTDVIVKGDLKELWEIEVENYALLAVQDAVHRFLHQAQHLKHLDLTAMGISAEHKYLNSGVLVINLQRWRTDRIANQVIDFLAHHPELPYPDQDGINLILAGEWKELHPLWNQVHVLHLFSAWHESPYSQDWFDEAVKHPAIIHFTGRPKPWISNCTHPQKGAFLHYLSMTAWAGTTTTKWNYLEQLLRRSIRRLMRGVKNWMWRFTQLANAEH
- a CDS encoding Cof-type HAD-IIB family hydrolase, encoding MMQDTSTHLATKQAEVKPPNVQDIRLIVVDLDGTTVGETNQIRPAVKAAIQAARDKGVEVAIATGRMYQSALRFYNDLQLTSPLMTYQGALIKDPASGQVHQHLTVPRSYVAQLLEFLGTPELQSLVSVHLYIDDRLYVREINAETIAYAERSEVEPVAVGDLRQVLDTEPTKLLALSQEIDLIDRLFGSLQKRYTPAELYLTKSVATFLEATHPLVNKGNAVQYLAEEILGLRPENVMTIGDNFNDLEMLQYAGLGVAMGGAPAGVKAVADWVAPDVEADGVAAAIAEFVLIGTEF
- the sppA gene encoding signal peptide peptidase SppA, which codes for MVWLFKRRFRKQIARIEVSGAIGGSTRKQVLEALETVEEKKYPALLLRIDSPGGTVGDSQEIYSALKRLGEKIKIVASFGNIAASGGVYIGMGAHHIVANPGTITGSIGVILRGNNLERLLDKIGVSFKVIKSGPYKDILAFDRQLTEPEQHILQELIDVSYQQFVQTVADARNLPVEAVRNFADGRIFTGQQALELGVVDRLGTEEDARRWTCELVGLDPEKTESSTLGDRKSLISRVLPGRNQLAGLESELSWLATGADWLEFELTTSGLPLWLYRP